Proteins encoded by one window of Tunturibacter psychrotolerans:
- a CDS encoding SBBP repeat-containing protein, which yields MAPISFLRFAVAAPFLILASTAQTQTSPNNKTETPTQKGVQFQLSPAKTPLVFEPNLGQAASNFQWIGRGAGFRLGIGNDGATLEFADRKATSPAKPKFLNPSDLLKPQANPKSAPDTLVKLHLSGSNGWKPAGAEPSGGISNYFIGKTPAAWHTDIPQYAQVKVVSVYQGVDLIFHGDESTLEYDFVIAPGSDPRQIQLQFEGATSLEVDKANGDLVLETANKTELLRHAQPKIYQLVDGKHVPIKGGFQVVKGNTASFTIEKYDHAKSLVIDPTIRFVTFLGGSDTDAANAVAVDGRGFSYVTGQTYSGNFNVVGGVIQTGRSGDSDAFVTKLGTGGNIVFSTYLGGGDNDIGYGIAVDASGVYVAGQTHSGDFPVAQAYQFEKKAGDGTVFVTKLSPSGNRLVYSTYLGGSDGENGGAIAIDASQSAYVAGHTTSRDFPVVNGYEYYRGAAVSGFVSKLAPNGVSLVYSTYLGGSNVDSISGIAVDSSLSAYVTGEAISSDFPYAGYQSTMFGGSPSAFLTKLSPAGDSLVYSTSLSLETTVGTAVSLDSAGNAYVAGTFCSPCESPHPDLVFVSKVSPAGKLAYSKLFSGTDGSSDGYAIATDASGETWVAGSTSSTTFPGAPPLTPNPTAGLLMKLDANGNGPLYTIFLGASINGVAVTKPNSRWASTHTPPSTPQACVTPEVNPPPTRMPSWSS from the coding sequence ATGGCCCCCATCTCATTTCTCCGGTTCGCCGTAGCGGCACCGTTCCTGATCCTGGCCTCTACCGCACAAACCCAAACCTCACCCAACAACAAGACAGAAACTCCCACTCAAAAAGGAGTTCAGTTCCAGCTCTCCCCGGCGAAGACTCCTCTCGTCTTCGAGCCCAATCTCGGGCAAGCCGCTTCGAACTTTCAATGGATAGGCCGCGGCGCAGGATTCCGTCTCGGAATAGGCAACGACGGCGCCACACTCGAGTTCGCCGACCGCAAAGCCACCTCACCCGCGAAACCGAAGTTTCTCAATCCATCTGATCTGCTCAAACCGCAGGCAAACCCAAAGAGCGCGCCAGACACCCTCGTGAAACTGCATCTCTCCGGTAGTAACGGCTGGAAGCCGGCAGGAGCCGAACCATCCGGCGGCATCAGCAACTACTTCATCGGAAAAACGCCAGCCGCCTGGCACACCGATATCCCGCAGTACGCGCAGGTCAAAGTGGTAAGCGTCTATCAAGGCGTCGATCTCATCTTTCACGGAGACGAGAGCACACTCGAATACGACTTCGTAATCGCTCCAGGATCCGATCCACGACAGATTCAACTTCAGTTCGAAGGAGCCACCAGCCTCGAGGTGGACAAAGCCAACGGCGACCTCGTGCTCGAAACCGCCAACAAAACCGAGCTTCTTCGTCATGCCCAGCCAAAAATCTATCAGCTGGTGGATGGAAAGCATGTACCCATCAAAGGCGGATTCCAAGTTGTCAAAGGAAACACCGCAAGCTTCACCATCGAAAAATATGATCACGCCAAATCCCTCGTGATCGATCCCACCATCCGATTCGTCACCTTCCTCGGAGGCTCCGACACCGACGCCGCAAATGCCGTAGCCGTCGATGGCCGCGGATTCTCCTACGTCACAGGACAGACCTACTCCGGCAACTTCAACGTCGTCGGAGGAGTCATCCAGACCGGCCGGTCCGGCGACTCCGACGCATTTGTAACCAAACTAGGCACAGGTGGAAACATCGTCTTCTCCACCTACCTCGGCGGCGGAGACAACGACATAGGCTACGGAATCGCAGTCGACGCCAGCGGCGTCTACGTCGCCGGCCAAACCCACTCCGGCGACTTTCCAGTCGCTCAGGCTTATCAGTTTGAAAAGAAAGCAGGCGACGGTACAGTCTTCGTCACCAAGCTCTCACCTTCTGGCAACCGCCTCGTCTACTCAACCTACCTCGGTGGCTCCGACGGCGAGAACGGCGGAGCCATCGCCATCGACGCCTCTCAATCGGCCTACGTAGCGGGACACACCACGTCACGAGATTTTCCGGTTGTAAACGGCTACGAATATTACCGAGGAGCCGCCGTCAGCGGGTTCGTCTCGAAGCTTGCCCCAAACGGAGTCTCGCTCGTCTACTCCACCTATCTGGGTGGATCGAATGTCGATTCAATCTCTGGCATTGCGGTCGACAGCTCGCTCTCCGCCTACGTTACGGGCGAAGCTATATCGAGCGACTTCCCATACGCTGGCTACCAGTCCACCATGTTCGGCGGATCGCCTTCCGCGTTCCTGACCAAGCTAAGCCCGGCAGGGGACTCGCTCGTATATTCAACCTCTCTGAGCCTCGAGACCACCGTCGGCACGGCAGTGTCGCTGGACTCTGCCGGTAACGCCTACGTCGCTGGGACCTTCTGCTCGCCCTGTGAATCGCCACATCCTGATTTGGTATTCGTGTCAAAGGTTTCGCCCGCAGGCAAACTCGCTTACTCCAAACTATTTTCAGGTACCGACGGCAGCTCTGACGGCTACGCGATTGCCACAGACGCATCCGGAGAGACGTGGGTCGCAGGCAGCACCTCCTCCACAACCTTCCCCGGCGCTCCACCCCTCACACCAAACCCAACCGCTGGCTTGCTCATGAAGCTCGACGCAAACGGAAACGGTCCGCTCTACACCATATTCCTCGGCGCCTCCATCAACGGAGTGGCAGTCACAAAGCCCAACTCACGTTGGGCCTCAACTCATACGCCACCATCTACACCGCAGGCATGCGTTACACCGGAGGTAAATCCGCCTCCAACCAGGATGCCTTCGTGGTCAAGCTAG
- the lepB gene encoding signal peptidase I produces the protein MTQPTAVSSNPAIQTASAASEAPQTRLPTPPHASNHHRRHPHHDRPSVATALQSLLHLIVIAIFIITFCVQPFRIPSESMESTLLVGDFLLVNKQAAAPDGAGTLLPTAAVHRGDIIVFHDPVDSTLHLVKRVIGLPGDHLRLHNGLVYINGHALTEPYAVYRPSPPDNFRDNFPRLQSPDPEIDSRWWIRMRSLIENNELIIPTGNYFVLGDNRNDSEDSRYWGFVPREAIVGKPLVIYFSLLPHESDDPATLTQPDAAAKPSHPRPSKLESVVDFARWSRTFQIVR, from the coding sequence ATGACCCAACCCACCGCCGTCTCGAGCAACCCCGCCATCCAAACCGCCTCCGCCGCATCCGAGGCCCCGCAAACCCGTCTGCCAACTCCGCCCCACGCTTCAAACCACCACCGCCGCCACCCGCATCACGACAGGCCCAGCGTCGCCACTGCCCTCCAATCTCTTCTGCACCTCATCGTCATCGCAATCTTCATCATCACCTTCTGCGTCCAACCCTTCCGCATCCCCTCCGAATCCATGGAGTCCACCCTCCTCGTCGGCGACTTCCTCCTCGTCAACAAGCAAGCCGCAGCCCCCGACGGCGCAGGCACCCTCCTTCCCACAGCAGCCGTCCACCGCGGCGACATCATCGTCTTCCACGACCCCGTCGACTCCACCCTCCACCTCGTCAAACGCGTCATCGGCCTTCCCGGCGATCATCTCCGCCTCCACAACGGCCTCGTCTACATCAACGGCCACGCCCTCACCGAGCCCTACGCCGTCTACCGCCCCAGCCCGCCCGACAACTTCCGCGACAACTTCCCCCGCCTCCAGAGCCCCGACCCCGAAATCGACTCCCGCTGGTGGATCCGCATGCGCTCCCTCATCGAAAACAACGAGCTCATCATTCCCACCGGCAACTACTTCGTCCTCGGCGACAACCGCAACGACAGCGAAGACAGCCGCTACTGGGGCTTCGTCCCCCGCGAAGCCATCGTCGGCAAACCCCTCGTCATCTACTTCTCCCTCCTGCCCCATGAGTCCGACGACCCCGCCACCCTCACCCAGCCCGACGCCGCCGCCAAACCCAGCCACCCCCGCCCCAGCAAGCTCGAATCTGTAGTCGACTTCGCCCGTTGGAGCCGCACCTTCCAAATCGTCCGCTAG
- the rnc gene encoding ribonuclease III has product MTTRHKKPGRSQSNDAPPALFDHIFQRPDLLTWALTHRSLAYETNPETLPDPAADNEQLEFVGDAVLGLAVAESLFRRFPASREGELTRLRASLVSRRHLGEVAARIDLGSLLRLGRGEEQSGGRKKPALLANAIEAVIAALYLDGGLDAARAFIEKHIIEPALPDLHLALDGSKTFSGAIGDHKSALQEHLQATGAGQPHYVLTDQSGPDHQKRFRVEVRVDDKSGGSRALAESEGSTKKQAQQAAARLAFERLIAEANLVADSASLDITAEVVE; this is encoded by the coding sequence ATGACGACGCGCCATAAAAAGCCCGGACGATCCCAATCGAACGACGCCCCCCCGGCTCTGTTCGACCACATCTTCCAGCGTCCCGACCTCCTCACCTGGGCCCTTACCCACCGTTCCCTCGCCTACGAAACCAACCCCGAGACCCTCCCCGACCCAGCCGCCGACAACGAGCAGCTCGAATTCGTCGGCGACGCTGTCCTAGGCCTCGCCGTAGCCGAATCCCTCTTCCGCCGCTTCCCAGCCTCTCGCGAGGGCGAACTCACCCGCCTCCGCGCCTCCCTCGTCAGCCGCCGTCATCTCGGCGAGGTGGCCGCCCGCATCGACCTCGGCTCTCTCCTACGCCTCGGCCGCGGCGAAGAACAGTCCGGCGGCCGCAAAAAACCCGCGCTCCTAGCCAACGCTATCGAAGCCGTCATCGCCGCCCTCTATCTCGACGGTGGCCTCGATGCCGCCCGGGCCTTCATCGAAAAGCACATCATCGAGCCCGCTCTCCCCGACCTCCACCTCGCCCTCGACGGCAGCAAAACCTTCAGCGGAGCCATCGGCGACCACAAGTCCGCCCTCCAGGAGCATCTCCAGGCTACAGGCGCCGGCCAGCCCCACTACGTCCTCACCGACCAAAGCGGCCCCGACCACCAAAAGCGCTTCCGCGTCGAAGTCCGTGTCGACGACAAATCCGGCGGCTCCCGCGCCCTCGCCGAATCCGAAGGCTCCACCAAAAAACAAGCCCAGCAGGCCGCAGCCCGTCTCGCATTCGAGCGCCTTATCGCCGAAGCCAACCTTGTCGCCGACTCCGCCTCACTCGACATAACCGCGGAGGTGGTCGAATGA
- a CDS encoding peroxidase family protein, which translates to MFVMNARMIFAALIFATLLCRATAQSQPSSRQPDTDLLKEFRPIGGTGNNLANPRLNSVPGSPEIAIAPLNFARGTNDGLVPAPNPRTISNVIAGGTGANGQNAETDDPVATAWLYVFGQFVDHDLDLEETPLTSTAINIVIPPGDPVFAAGTTIPMTRDTRSRATNTIINTVAGYLDLSQLYGSTPAIAASLTNPDGTLMTSDNGQALPVVDDTFITGDPRVMENPELTAVTILFMREHNRWVAILKSQHPNWTGTQLYNMAKAITTAEYQNIVYTEFLPTLVGSAIGPYKGYNSTVNAQVTQEFSTAAFRVGHSQVSDTQEGLDNQGNVIFTESLAQAFFNTPEIDEANGINPLLRSIGIDFSQATDVYTVGALRNLLFAGLVGGGVDEMDLIAIDIRRESDVGLGTLNQTRRALGLTPYSSFADLTADPVLQRNFQTVYGDISKLDLFMGGLAEKHASGAVVGPTFQTILADQFQAVRTGDRFFWLNQGFNKDLASAISKTTLANLITWDTDTTLAQQPNLFVQKSPQAHNPPHVATPSIINTHNRRPSFQY; encoded by the coding sequence ATGTTCGTCATGAATGCCCGCATGATCTTTGCAGCATTAATATTCGCAACTCTCCTGTGTCGCGCGACCGCCCAAAGCCAACCGTCTAGCCGACAACCCGACACAGATCTTCTCAAAGAGTTTCGGCCGATCGGCGGCACTGGCAATAACCTCGCCAACCCGCGCCTCAACAGCGTTCCAGGATCGCCGGAGATCGCCATCGCCCCATTGAACTTTGCACGAGGAACAAACGACGGCCTCGTGCCCGCACCCAATCCCCGCACGATCAGCAACGTAATCGCCGGCGGAACCGGTGCTAACGGCCAAAACGCCGAGACCGACGATCCCGTCGCGACCGCATGGCTCTACGTCTTCGGACAGTTCGTAGACCACGATCTCGATCTTGAAGAAACCCCGCTCACCTCAACTGCAATCAACATCGTCATACCACCCGGCGACCCCGTCTTCGCAGCGGGAACAACCATTCCCATGACGAGAGACACGCGCAGTCGCGCCACCAACACCATCATCAACACGGTCGCCGGCTACCTGGACCTCTCTCAACTCTACGGCTCAACCCCGGCAATCGCCGCCAGCCTCACCAACCCCGACGGAACCCTGATGACCTCAGACAACGGTCAGGCTCTTCCCGTCGTCGACGACACCTTCATCACAGGTGATCCCAGGGTGATGGAAAACCCCGAGCTGACCGCCGTCACGATCCTCTTCATGCGCGAACATAATCGTTGGGTCGCCATCCTCAAATCCCAGCATCCCAACTGGACAGGTACGCAGCTCTACAACATGGCAAAGGCCATCACCACCGCCGAATACCAGAACATCGTCTACACAGAGTTCCTGCCAACCCTGGTAGGCTCCGCAATCGGACCATACAAAGGCTACAACTCCACGGTAAACGCCCAGGTCACCCAGGAGTTTTCGACAGCAGCCTTCCGTGTGGGCCACTCACAGGTATCCGACACTCAAGAGGGCCTCGACAACCAGGGAAACGTCATCTTCACCGAGTCGCTCGCACAAGCCTTCTTCAACACGCCGGAGATCGATGAAGCAAACGGAATCAACCCGCTCCTGCGATCCATCGGCATTGATTTCTCTCAGGCGACCGATGTCTACACCGTAGGCGCTCTGCGAAATCTGCTATTCGCGGGCCTCGTCGGTGGAGGTGTAGATGAAATGGACTTAATCGCCATCGACATACGACGCGAAAGCGACGTAGGTCTGGGCACTCTCAACCAGACACGACGAGCCCTCGGGTTGACGCCCTACAGTTCCTTCGCCGACCTCACCGCCGACCCGGTCCTGCAAAGAAACTTCCAAACCGTCTACGGCGACATATCGAAACTCGACCTGTTCATGGGAGGCTTGGCCGAGAAGCACGCTTCAGGCGCAGTCGTCGGCCCCACATTTCAAACCATCCTCGCAGACCAGTTTCAGGCCGTGCGAACCGGCGATCGTTTCTTCTGGCTCAATCAAGGATTCAATAAAGATCTAGCTTCGGCCATATCCAAAACAACCCTCGCCAACCTCATAACTTGGGACACCGACACCACCCTCGCACAACAACCGAACCTCTTCGTGCAGAAGTCGCCACAAGCCCACAATCCACCCCACGTAGCTACCCCCTCCATCATCAATACACACAACCGGAGACCGTCTTTCCAGTACTGA